One window from the genome of Gambusia affinis linkage group LG14, SWU_Gaff_1.0, whole genome shotgun sequence encodes:
- the khdrbs1b gene encoding KH domain-containing, RNA-binding, signal transduction-associated protein 1b isoform X2: protein MENDDKYLPELLAEKDSLDSSFTHATKLLSAEIDRVQKGEPKKETETYLDLFTTKNIKLKERVLIPVKQYPKFNFVGKILGPQGNTIKRLQEETGAKISVLGKGSMRDKAKEEELRKGGEPKYAHLSMELHVFIEVFAPVPDGYLRMAHAMEEVKKFLFPDMMDDICQGQFMEMSYLNGGQEHGGRGRGGMPVRGRGVPPAGAHRGRGMPPHGAAARGGVTRGGPARGGAVRGAPAGRGGPPAAPARGAVAPRARPPAGGPPQRMAPAHQHTAGAENYDEYGYDESYTDTAYESYDSYYSQPQAEPEYYDYGHGETTESYEPYAQDDWNGTQRTATGKAPPPSRGGSTAYREHPYRQY, encoded by the exons ATGGAGAACGACGATAAATATCTCCCCGAACTGCTGGCGGAGAAGGACAGCTTGGACTCGTCATTTACGCACGCCACGAAACTTTTAAGCGCAG AAATCGATAGAGTGCAGAAAGGAGAGCCAAAGAAGGAGACTGAGACCTACCTGGACCTTTTCACAACAAAGAACATCAAACTCAAGGAGCGAGTGCTCATACCTGTCAAACAGTACCCAAAG TTCAATTTCGTGGGGAAGATCCTGGGACCGCAGGGCAACACGATCAAGCGTCTGCAGGAGGAGACCGGAGCCAAGATCTCTGTGCTGGGCAAGGGGTCCATGAGAGACAAAGCCAAG GAGGAGGAACTGCGGAAAGGCGGCGAGCCCAAGTACGCCCACCTGTCCATGGAGCTGCACGTCTTTATTGAGGTGTTCGCCCCCGTGCCGGATGGTTACCTGCGCATGGCGCACGCCATGGAGGAGGTCAAGAAGTTCCTGTTTCCT GATATGATGGATGATATCTGCCAGGGCCAGTTCATGGAGATGAGCTACCTGAACGGGGGCCAGGAGCACGGAGGCAGAGGCCGAGGGGGCATGCCTGTCAGGGGCCGTGGTGTCCCCCCTGCTGGAGCACACAG GGGGAGAGGGATGCCTCCTCACGGTGCTGCGGCCAGAGGAGGTGTGACTCGAGGAGGGCCAGCCAGGGGCGGAGCAGTGAGGGGCGCCCCGGCAGGCAGAGGAGGACCTCCTGCTGCCCCCGCCAGAGGGGCTGTGGCACCACGCGCCAGACCCCCGGCTGGCGGCCCGCCTCAGAGGATGGCCCCTGCTCACCAGCACACAGCCGGCGCAGAGAACTACGACGAATAT GGTTACGACGAGAGCTACACAGACACAGCCTACGAGTCTTACGACAGCTATTACAGCCAGCCGCAGGC AGAACCAGAATATTACGACTACGGACACGGAGAGACGACCGAGTCGTACGAGCCTTACG CCCAGGACGACTGGAATGGCACCCAGCGGACGGCTACAGGGAAAGCGCCTCCCCCCTCTAGAGGCGGCAGCACGGCTTACCGGGAGCACCCCTACCGACAGTACTGA
- the khdrbs1b gene encoding KH domain-containing, RNA-binding, signal transduction-associated protein 1b isoform X1, which yields MENDDKYLPELLAEKDSLDSSFTHATKLLSAEIDRVQKGEPKKETETYLDLFTTKNIKLKERVLIPVKQYPKFNFVGKILGPQGNTIKRLQEETGAKISVLGKGSMRDKAKEEELRKGGEPKYAHLSMELHVFIEVFAPVPDGYLRMAHAMEEVKKFLFPDMMDDICQGQFMEMSYLNGGQEHGGRGRGGMPVRGRGVPPAGAHRGRGMPPHGAAARGGVTRGGPARGGAVRGAPAGRGGPPAAPARGAVAPRARPPAGGPPQRMAPAHQHTAGAENYDEYGYDESYTDTAYESYDSYYSQPQAEPEYYDYGHGETTESYEPYEHEEMWQSPWAQDDWNGTQRTATGKAPPPSRGGSTAYREHPYRQY from the exons ATGGAGAACGACGATAAATATCTCCCCGAACTGCTGGCGGAGAAGGACAGCTTGGACTCGTCATTTACGCACGCCACGAAACTTTTAAGCGCAG AAATCGATAGAGTGCAGAAAGGAGAGCCAAAGAAGGAGACTGAGACCTACCTGGACCTTTTCACAACAAAGAACATCAAACTCAAGGAGCGAGTGCTCATACCTGTCAAACAGTACCCAAAG TTCAATTTCGTGGGGAAGATCCTGGGACCGCAGGGCAACACGATCAAGCGTCTGCAGGAGGAGACCGGAGCCAAGATCTCTGTGCTGGGCAAGGGGTCCATGAGAGACAAAGCCAAG GAGGAGGAACTGCGGAAAGGCGGCGAGCCCAAGTACGCCCACCTGTCCATGGAGCTGCACGTCTTTATTGAGGTGTTCGCCCCCGTGCCGGATGGTTACCTGCGCATGGCGCACGCCATGGAGGAGGTCAAGAAGTTCCTGTTTCCT GATATGATGGATGATATCTGCCAGGGCCAGTTCATGGAGATGAGCTACCTGAACGGGGGCCAGGAGCACGGAGGCAGAGGCCGAGGGGGCATGCCTGTCAGGGGCCGTGGTGTCCCCCCTGCTGGAGCACACAG GGGGAGAGGGATGCCTCCTCACGGTGCTGCGGCCAGAGGAGGTGTGACTCGAGGAGGGCCAGCCAGGGGCGGAGCAGTGAGGGGCGCCCCGGCAGGCAGAGGAGGACCTCCTGCTGCCCCCGCCAGAGGGGCTGTGGCACCACGCGCCAGACCCCCGGCTGGCGGCCCGCCTCAGAGGATGGCCCCTGCTCACCAGCACACAGCCGGCGCAGAGAACTACGACGAATAT GGTTACGACGAGAGCTACACAGACACAGCCTACGAGTCTTACGACAGCTATTACAGCCAGCCGCAGGC AGAACCAGAATATTACGACTACGGACACGGAGAGACGACCGAGTCGTACGAGCCTTACG AACATGAGGAAATGTGGCAAAGCCCCTGgg CCCAGGACGACTGGAATGGCACCCAGCGGACGGCTACAGGGAAAGCGCCTCCCCCCTCTAGAGGCGGCAGCACGGCTTACCGGGAGCACCCCTACCGACAGTACTGA